In a single window of the Tellurirhabdus bombi genome:
- a CDS encoding acyl transferase, with protein sequence MSKPVSILKSLRILRQSLRQRILAVNAAEFEPLALDIFRYQAVWNPVYRAYLGHLGVQPEQINALDRIPFMPIGFFKQHTVVTRFSDEPLPEPLIFASSGTTGRTTARAQATEATSDQVPTSHHLVPDPDLYNEISQRIFEAQYGPLDRFHILALLPSYLERNNSSLVYMVQRFIEKSDSQKSGFFLQNTDELTAVLQNLAEQPDGRPILLIGVTFALLDWAESATDFTFLQKLPDLIVMETGGMKGRRRELLREEVHHILTQRLGISAIHSEYGMTELLSQAYSSGGGIFQASPTLRVLLRDVNDPFYSLPRQADGRQTGGINVIDLANLDSCSFIETQDLGQYENETADAFRVIGRFDNSDIRGCNLMAL encoded by the coding sequence ATGAGTAAGCCCGTTTCTATACTAAAATCCCTGCGTATTCTTCGGCAATCGCTGCGGCAACGCATCCTGGCGGTCAACGCAGCAGAGTTTGAGCCTCTGGCACTGGATATTTTCCGGTATCAGGCTGTCTGGAATCCGGTATACCGGGCCTATCTGGGTCACCTCGGTGTGCAACCAGAGCAAATAAACGCGCTCGACCGCATTCCCTTTATGCCAATTGGCTTTTTCAAGCAGCATACTGTAGTGACCCGTTTTAGCGACGAACCGTTGCCTGAGCCGCTTATTTTTGCAAGCAGTGGAACAACGGGTAGAACGACGGCCCGGGCGCAGGCAACCGAAGCTACCTCGGATCAAGTACCGACCAGTCACCACTTAGTGCCTGATCCTGATCTTTACAATGAAATCAGTCAACGCATTTTTGAGGCACAGTATGGCCCCCTCGATCGCTTTCACATCCTGGCCTTACTGCCCTCCTACCTTGAACGAAATAACTCGTCATTGGTGTATATGGTTCAGCGGTTTATTGAAAAGTCCGATTCTCAAAAATCCGGGTTTTTCTTACAAAATACGGATGAACTAACTGCTGTATTACAAAATTTGGCGGAACAGCCCGATGGTCGACCCATTTTGTTAATCGGCGTTACGTTTGCCTTGCTCGATTGGGCCGAATCAGCGACCGATTTTACGTTTCTACAAAAGTTGCCAGACCTGATTGTTATGGAAACTGGCGGAATGAAAGGCCGTCGCCGTGAGTTGCTCCGTGAGGAAGTACACCACATTCTGACCCAGCGATTGGGCATATCGGCTATCCATTCCGAATATGGCATGACGGAATTACTTTCGCAAGCTTATTCGAGCGGAGGGGGCATTTTTCAGGCTTCACCGACGCTTCGGGTGCTGCTTCGGGATGTGAATGATCCTTTTTACAGCCTACCCCGGCAAGCCGACGGACGGCAAACGGGAGGCATCAATGTCATTGACCTGGCTAACCTGGATTCGTGCAGTTTTATTGAAACGCAGGACTTAGGGCAGTATGAAAACGAAACGGCCGATGCCTTTCGGGTCATTGGCCGCTTCGATAATTCTGATATTCGGGGTTGTAATTTAATGGCGCTATAA
- a CDS encoding acyl-CoA thioesterase codes for MPQPKYARESLTTMTEMVLPNDTNTLNNLMGGRLLHWMDIAAAICAQKHSNRIVVTASVDNVSFSEPIKLGNIVTMQAKVTRAFNSSMEVKIDVWAEDIPAGTRVSTNQAFYTFVAVDQNGRPIEVPALTAETEEEKELYTSALRRRQLRLVLAGRMKPQDATELRKLFAME; via the coding sequence ATGCCACAACCCAAATATGCCCGGGAGTCGCTAACGACAATGACAGAAATGGTACTCCCGAATGATACCAATACACTCAACAACCTGATGGGAGGGCGGTTGCTGCACTGGATGGATATTGCCGCCGCTATCTGTGCTCAGAAGCATTCTAATCGCATTGTTGTAACCGCATCGGTCGATAACGTTTCCTTTTCGGAACCGATTAAGTTGGGCAATATCGTAACAATGCAGGCCAAAGTAACCCGCGCGTTCAACTCGTCAATGGAAGTGAAAATCGATGTGTGGGCGGAAGACATTCCCGCCGGAACCCGCGTCAGTACCAACCAGGCTTTTTATACGTTTGTAGCAGTTGATCAGAACGGTCGGCCCATTGAAGTTCCCGCGCTGACTGCCGAAACAGAAGAAGAAAAGGAATTGTATACGAGCGCCTTGCGCCGTCGGCAGCTTCGTCTGGTCCTGGCTGGGCGCATGAAGCCTCAGGACGCTACAGAACTGCGAAAGCTGTTCGCGATGGAATAG
- a CDS encoding APC family permease: protein MTPTESKRSADLLRLLGVGFGIAVTIGGTIGTGILRRPGSIAQELGDPWLILLVWVVVGIYALLGSLSVIELGTMIPKAGAWYVFSRRAFGDFAGFLIGIASWFGSISAMAFGASVMGEYCALLVPAWTPYIQLIAILILVAFVAFHWVGVRLASKAQEVMSFVKAVGLLAFVAVCYAYTPNEPLDFSTTNKLPVQGTLIVALLGALQSVFYTYDGWHTAAYFTEEDVNPSRNLPRSMMGGVLLIVTIYLLVNLALFHVLPMNELAASKLPAADAIQRIYGPASAKAVTFLLMISIMGIINAQIMFNPRVLFAMSRDGLFHKAFATVNKGGTPGAAMLLTASICAIMILTGTYGKLSDIASFFFVLCYASGFASLIRLRHTEPALPRPFRAWGYPYITWAMLVASLAFLVGVIIGDPFSSSYAVGFLILSYPAYLLVKKLN from the coding sequence TTGCGCAGGAACTGGGCGATCCCTGGCTGATTCTGCTTGTTTGGGTTGTGGTTGGGATTTATGCCTTGCTGGGGTCGCTTTCGGTCATTGAATTAGGCACCATGATTCCCAAGGCGGGAGCCTGGTATGTGTTTTCGCGACGGGCTTTCGGCGATTTTGCGGGCTTTCTGATTGGCATCGCCAGTTGGTTCGGCAGCATTTCGGCGATGGCGTTTGGGGCTTCTGTCATGGGCGAATACTGTGCGTTACTGGTTCCTGCCTGGACGCCCTATATCCAGTTGATTGCTATTTTGATTCTGGTGGCTTTTGTCGCGTTTCACTGGGTAGGTGTTCGGCTGGCGAGCAAAGCCCAGGAGGTAATGAGTTTCGTCAAAGCGGTGGGCTTACTGGCTTTTGTCGCCGTTTGTTATGCCTATACACCCAATGAGCCGCTCGATTTCTCCACAACGAATAAATTGCCCGTTCAGGGCACCTTGATCGTAGCGTTGCTGGGCGCTTTGCAGTCGGTGTTTTATACCTATGACGGCTGGCATACGGCGGCGTATTTCACGGAAGAAGACGTTAATCCAAGCCGAAACCTACCTCGTTCCATGATGGGTGGCGTTTTACTAATTGTAACCATCTATTTATTGGTGAATCTAGCACTTTTCCACGTGCTGCCCATGAACGAGCTGGCGGCGTCCAAACTACCGGCTGCTGACGCCATTCAGCGCATTTACGGACCCGCCAGCGCCAAGGCGGTAACATTTCTGCTTATGATTTCCATTATGGGGATCATCAATGCGCAGATTATGTTCAATCCGCGCGTCCTTTTTGCCATGAGCCGGGACGGGTTATTTCATAAAGCTTTTGCTACGGTCAACAAAGGAGGGACGCCTGGAGCCGCTATGTTATTGACAGCCAGTATATGTGCTATAATGATTCTGACCGGCACGTACGGCAAGTTATCTGATATTGCTTCGTTCTTTTTTGTGCTTTGCTACGCATCAGGTTTTGCCTCGCTCATCCGTTTGCGACACACAGAACCAGCGTTACCGCGTCCTTTCCGGGCTTGGGGGTATCCCTATATTACCTGGGCCATGCTGGTTGCTTCGCTGGCTTTTCTGGTGGGCGTGATCATTGGCGACCCGTTTAGTAGTTCCTACGCCGTTGGCTTTTTAATCCTGAGTTATCCAGCCTATCTTTTGGTTAAAAAACTGAATTAG
- the hemA gene encoding glutamyl-tRNA reductase, whose translation MYDSFQSISLSHKTAPLAVRELIALNEDEAKQFMIKLRDVFSVSELLVISTCNRTEVYYTSAQSLNAEIARLLLIEKGLTATDEYLPYFQFFDSADGAVRHLFEVCTGLHSQVVGDMQIPNQVKHAYQWSADLDMAGPFLHRLMHTIFFTNKRVAQETNFRDGAASVSYAAVELIEELLGENACPRQAAPAPAILVVGLGEIGTDVVKNLASRAGDNRNFKNITLCNRTRTKADALAQENGFRVVDFDNLAEEVRQADVIISSVTMNEPLFTPERLTGLTSLTYKYFIDLSVPRSVDASVEQIPGVLLYNIDHIRNRADEALNRRLAAIPHVEAVISQSIVEFNDWSREMIVSPTINKFKNALEQIRKEEISRHLKHLTEEESEKIDKITRSIMQKIIKFPVLQLKAACKRGEADTLIDTLTDLFDLEKQPNESSSHHSY comes from the coding sequence ATGTACGATTCCTTTCAATCAATTAGTTTATCGCATAAAACAGCTCCGCTGGCTGTTCGGGAGCTAATTGCATTAAACGAAGACGAGGCCAAACAGTTTATGATCAAGCTCCGCGATGTTTTCAGCGTATCGGAGTTGCTTGTTATTTCTACCTGTAACCGCACGGAAGTTTACTACACGTCCGCTCAAAGCCTCAATGCGGAGATTGCACGCTTGTTGCTGATTGAAAAGGGACTTACTGCTACTGACGAATACCTTCCTTACTTCCAGTTTTTCGATTCGGCGGATGGCGCGGTTCGCCATTTGTTCGAAGTTTGTACGGGTTTGCACTCGCAGGTAGTTGGCGACATGCAGATTCCCAACCAGGTGAAACACGCCTACCAGTGGTCGGCAGACCTCGACATGGCCGGGCCGTTTTTACACCGCTTGATGCACACGATTTTCTTTACGAACAAACGCGTTGCTCAAGAGACAAACTTCCGCGACGGGGCCGCTTCGGTTTCATACGCTGCCGTTGAACTCATTGAAGAATTACTGGGCGAGAATGCGTGTCCCCGCCAGGCCGCCCCTGCTCCCGCCATCCTCGTGGTTGGTTTGGGAGAGATCGGGACAGATGTGGTTAAAAACCTGGCTTCCCGGGCTGGTGACAACCGCAACTTTAAAAACATTACACTCTGCAACAGAACCCGTACAAAAGCAGACGCTTTAGCCCAGGAAAATGGGTTCCGAGTGGTTGATTTCGACAACCTGGCCGAAGAAGTTCGCCAGGCCGATGTGATTATCTCCTCGGTAACCATGAACGAGCCGCTGTTTACGCCCGAACGGTTAACCGGACTGACGTCACTGACCTACAAATACTTTATCGATCTTTCGGTACCGCGCAGCGTTGATGCATCCGTAGAACAGATTCCGGGCGTGTTGCTTTACAACATCGATCACATCCGCAACCGCGCTGATGAAGCGCTGAATCGTCGTCTGGCGGCTATCCCTCATGTCGAAGCGGTTATCAGCCAGTCAATTGTTGAGTTTAACGACTGGTCGCGGGAAATGATTGTTTCTCCGACAATCAACAAATTCAAAAACGCGCTGGAGCAGATCCGGAAGGAAGAAATCTCCCGTCATTTAAAGCATCTGACCGAAGAAGAATCGGAGAAGATTGACAAAATCACGCGGAGTATCATGCAGAAGATCATCAAATTCCCTGTTTTGCAGCTGAAAGCAGCCTGTAAGCGTGGGGAAGCCGATACGCTGATCGATACGCTGACGGATTTGTTCGATCTGGAAAAACAACCCAACGAATCGTCGTCGCATCACTCCTATTAA
- a CDS encoding sensor histidine kinase, with translation MLKSFDIYGQRNTLKIIVALNLLLVGTASLLYTNRLIKKLEDREESYVRLYAKAMTYVQKTDYNEDINFVAQEIIFVNANSEISAIYVDENGEPAYPVNINFPADATPEEKQEILQEKLAEMKEEHPPVEVEIGKDETGFIYYSNSLLLTQLRFFPYVMLTVMVVLGFLAYLAFSSARRAEQNRVWVGLAKETAHQLGTPLSSLMAWVEYFRSDPAVDESIADEIEKDVKRLETIAARFSSIGSIPTLRDEDVHETVANFISYLQPRISTKVKMSIDNQLPPGKQVHINKLLFEWVIENVSKNAVDAMGGIGSLTIKLHPVVRRNMPGEKTSRARREIAIDITDTGKGISKANLQKVFTPGYSTKKRGWGLGLTLAKRIIEEYHDGRLFVKSSEIGKGTTFRIVLQESEMIRQQPQESLEQQA, from the coding sequence ATGCTCAAGTCATTTGATATTTATGGACAGCGGAACACGCTGAAAATTATTGTGGCCCTGAACTTATTGCTGGTCGGGACGGCCTCCCTGCTTTATACGAACCGATTGATCAAAAAGCTGGAAGATCGGGAAGAAAGCTACGTCAGGCTGTATGCCAAAGCGATGACCTATGTTCAGAAAACAGATTATAATGAGGACATTAATTTCGTGGCGCAGGAAATCATTTTTGTGAATGCGAACAGCGAGATTTCAGCGATTTACGTAGATGAAAATGGAGAGCCGGCTTATCCGGTGAATATCAACTTCCCGGCGGATGCTACCCCGGAAGAGAAACAGGAGATTTTGCAGGAAAAGCTGGCCGAAATGAAGGAAGAGCATCCGCCCGTTGAGGTCGAAATCGGGAAGGATGAAACGGGCTTTATCTATTACAGTAACTCGTTGTTATTAACCCAATTACGGTTCTTTCCCTATGTAATGCTAACGGTTATGGTGGTGCTGGGTTTTCTGGCTTACCTGGCGTTTAGTTCTGCGCGGCGGGCGGAGCAAAACCGTGTCTGGGTGGGATTGGCCAAAGAAACGGCGCACCAGTTGGGAACCCCACTGTCGTCGCTGATGGCCTGGGTGGAATATTTCCGCTCCGATCCCGCCGTTGATGAGTCGATAGCGGATGAGATTGAAAAGGATGTAAAACGCCTGGAAACCATTGCGGCCCGCTTCTCCAGCATCGGCTCTATTCCGACGTTGCGGGACGAGGATGTGCACGAAACCGTGGCAAACTTCATCAGTTACCTTCAGCCCCGGATCTCCACCAAAGTGAAAATGAGCATTGATAACCAGCTTCCTCCGGGGAAACAAGTACACATTAACAAGCTTCTTTTTGAGTGGGTAATTGAAAATGTCAGCAAAAATGCGGTCGATGCCATGGGTGGGATCGGTAGCCTGACCATTAAGCTACATCCAGTGGTACGGCGTAATATGCCCGGCGAAAAAACCAGTCGTGCCCGCCGCGAAATTGCCATCGACATCACGGACACGGGAAAAGGAATCAGTAAGGCTAATCTGCAAAAAGTTTTTACGCCCGGTTACAGTACAAAAAAGCGCGGCTGGGGTCTTGGACTAACCTTGGCGAAGCGAATTATCGAAGAATACCACGATGGTCGACTCTTCGTTAAAAGCTCTGAAATAGGCAAAGGAACCACTTTCCGGATTGTGCTTCAGGAAAGCGAAATGATCCGCCAACAGCCGCAGGAAAGCCTGGAGCAGCAGGCATAA